A stretch of the Teredinibacter haidensis genome encodes the following:
- the glnA gene encoding glutamate--ammonia ligase: MSEQTLNLIKENEVRWVDLRFTDTKGKEQHVSLPVSEVGEDFFEEGKMFDGSSISGWKGINESDMILMPDDSSAVLDPFTDEPTVIIRCNIVEPTTGLGYERDPRSIAKRAEEYLASTGLGDAAYFGPEPEFFVFDDIKWGSDMSGCFYKVSSEEAAWASEHSFDEGNMGHRPGIKGGYFPVPPVDSLHDLRAAMCNAMEQMGLAVEVHHHEVGTAGQCEIGVGANTLVKKADEVQILKYCVHNVAHAYGKTATFMPKPLVGDNGSGMHVHQSFVKDGINQFAGDVYAGMSEMSLFYIGGIIKHARALNAFCNASTNSYKRLVPGFEAPVILTYSARNRSASIRIPYVPNVKGRRVEIRFPDCTANPYLAFSAMLMAGLDGIKNKIHPGDPGDKDLYDLPAEEVGQYPTVCSSFEQALDALDADRGFLTEGGVFTEETIDAYISLKRAEVEKLNMTTHPVEFDMYYSV, from the coding sequence ATGTCAGAGCAGACTCTGAATTTGATCAAAGAAAATGAAGTTCGCTGGGTAGACTTGCGATTTACCGATACCAAAGGTAAAGAACAGCACGTTTCTCTCCCTGTATCAGAAGTTGGTGAAGACTTCTTCGAAGAAGGAAAGATGTTCGACGGTTCATCTATTTCCGGCTGGAAAGGTATTAACGAATCAGACATGATTTTAATGCCAGACGACAGCTCTGCGGTTCTAGACCCATTCACCGACGAACCCACTGTAATTATTCGTTGTAACATCGTAGAACCGACTACCGGTCTGGGCTACGAGCGCGACCCTCGCTCCATCGCCAAACGTGCAGAAGAGTACTTGGCCTCTACCGGTTTAGGCGATGCAGCCTACTTTGGTCCAGAGCCAGAATTCTTCGTATTTGACGATATCAAGTGGGGCTCCGACATGAGCGGTTGCTTCTACAAGGTATCTTCCGAAGAAGCCGCTTGGGCCTCAGAGCACAGCTTCGACGAAGGCAACATGGGCCACCGTCCTGGCATTAAAGGCGGTTACTTCCCAGTACCACCTGTAGATTCACTTCACGACCTGCGCGCTGCTATGTGTAATGCCATGGAGCAAATGGGTTTAGCTGTAGAAGTACACCACCACGAAGTAGGTACTGCTGGCCAGTGTGAAATCGGCGTTGGCGCCAACACTCTGGTTAAGAAAGCTGATGAAGTTCAGATTCTTAAGTACTGCGTACATAACGTTGCTCACGCCTACGGTAAAACAGCCACCTTTATGCCTAAGCCTTTGGTTGGCGATAACGGTTCTGGTATGCACGTTCACCAATCTTTCGTTAAAGATGGTATTAACCAGTTCGCTGGTGACGTTTATGCTGGCATGAGCGAAATGTCCCTGTTTTACATCGGTGGCATCATTAAGCATGCGCGTGCACTGAACGCTTTCTGTAACGCCTCTACCAACTCTTACAAGCGTTTGGTTCCAGGTTTCGAAGCACCCGTTATTCTGACCTACTCTGCACGTAACCGTTCTGCGTCTATCCGCATTCCTTACGTACCTAACGTTAAGGGACGTCGCGTAGAAATCCGCTTCCCAGACTGCACCGCCAACCCCTACCTTGCATTCTCTGCAATGCTGATGGCTGGCCTGGACGGAATCAAGAACAAGATCCACCCTGGCGATCCAGGTGACAAGGATCTGTATGACCTCCCTGCGGAAGAAGTTGGTCAATACCCAACAGTATGTAGCTCTTTTGAACAAGCTCTGGATGCCCTGGACGCTGATCGTGGATTCTTGACCGAAGGTGGCGTATTCACCGAAGAAACCATCGATGCGTACATCTCGCTCAAGCGCGCAGAAGTTGAAAAGCTCAACATGACAACTCACCCAGTTGAGTTTGACATGTACTATTCTGTATAA
- a CDS encoding AGE family epimerase/isomerase, whose translation MSEHLISEIRAELHEIADWWLVNTPDEENGGFIGEISVDNVKQFNADKGIILNTRILWFFSEAALFTGKEDYKLAAERAYAYLTEKFFDNEHGGVYWALDATGKCVNDRKQIYAQAFAIYGLSAFYKLTQNEEALEKAMAIFELIETRGHDDERGGYLEAFGREWQPLEDMRLSDKDLNSPKSMNTHLHILEGYTALYVANPSDVVANAMKRCLGYFDTQIINKENNHLRMFQSMDWSDMSTSISYGHDIESSWLIWEAVEALGDEALEAHYRPIILAMAKTILEQGIGANGEVLDAYNFETSTLLDERVWWVQAEAMVGFLNAYELTDEKAYYTAFENAWSFIKQYQKDNENGEWHWLSTLDKPHVGDCKIGFWKAPYHNGRAMMEVCKLFVKLAEE comes from the coding sequence ATGAGCGAGCACCTGATATCTGAGATTCGCGCTGAATTACACGAAATTGCCGATTGGTGGCTGGTCAATACGCCGGACGAAGAAAACGGCGGTTTTATTGGCGAGATTAGTGTCGATAATGTCAAACAGTTCAATGCTGATAAAGGCATTATCCTGAACACCCGCATACTCTGGTTTTTCAGCGAAGCGGCGTTGTTTACCGGTAAAGAAGACTACAAGCTTGCAGCCGAGCGTGCTTATGCCTATCTGACCGAAAAGTTCTTCGATAATGAGCACGGTGGTGTTTATTGGGCCTTGGATGCGACCGGTAAATGTGTCAATGATCGCAAGCAAATCTATGCTCAGGCGTTCGCCATATATGGTTTAAGTGCTTTCTATAAACTGACTCAAAATGAAGAAGCCCTGGAAAAAGCCATGGCAATTTTTGAGTTGATCGAAACGCGCGGTCACGACGATGAGCGAGGCGGCTATCTGGAAGCCTTTGGTCGTGAGTGGCAACCGCTGGAAGATATGCGCTTAAGCGACAAGGATTTGAATTCACCCAAATCGATGAACACTCACCTGCACATTCTGGAAGGCTACACGGCGCTCTATGTTGCCAATCCTTCCGATGTTGTGGCCAATGCCATGAAGCGTTGTTTAGGTTATTTTGATACGCAAATTATTAACAAGGAAAATAATCACCTGCGCATGTTCCAATCCATGGATTGGAGCGATATGTCCACCTCTATTTCCTACGGTCATGATATCGAAAGCAGTTGGTTGATCTGGGAGGCCGTCGAAGCTCTCGGAGATGAAGCGCTGGAAGCACATTACCGCCCCATAATTTTGGCTATGGCGAAAACTATTCTGGAACAGGGTATTGGCGCCAATGGTGAAGTGTTGGATGCCTACAATTTCGAAACTAGCACGCTGCTAGACGAGCGCGTATGGTGGGTGCAGGCAGAGGCTATGGTAGGCTTCCTTAACGCTTATGAGCTGACCGACGAAAAAGCTTATTACACGGCGTTTGAAAATGCGTGGAGCTTTATTAAACAGTACCAGAAAGACAATGAAAATGGTGAATGGCACTGGTTGTCGACGCTGGATAAGCCGCATGTGGGCGATTGCAAAATTGGCTTCTGGAAAGCGCCGTACCATAACGGTCGCGCCATGATGGAAGTGTGCAAGCTGTTTGTAAAACTGGCTGAAGAGTAA
- a CDS encoding glycoside hydrolase family 130 protein has translation MSEFKSTLKQKISAYEALVKRENKPATSNGVYQRWQNPILTADHAPIHWRYDLNEETNPLLLERLGVNAAFNSGALYHEGKYILAVRVEGDDRKSFFAIAESPNGVDSFRFWDFPITLPETERPDTNVYDMRLTKHEDGYIYGLFCTERKDENQPNDTSAAEAQCGIARTKDLITWERLPDLVTYSGQQRNVVLHPEFVDGKYALYTRPQDGFISVGSGGGVGWGLSESMENAEIKEEVIVDGKTYHTIKEVKNGQGPAPIKTDKGWLHLAHGVRNTAAGLRYVLYVFMTELERPWVVTHRPGGHFIAPRGEERVGDVSNVVFTNGWVVNGSNEVFIYYASSDTRMHVATSTVDRLVDYAMNTPEDGLRSAASVQTRNKLIASNLEIMKDLDL, from the coding sequence ATGAGCGAATTTAAATCCACCCTTAAACAAAAGATTTCGGCATACGAGGCGCTAGTTAAGCGTGAAAATAAGCCAGCTACGTCCAATGGTGTTTACCAGCGCTGGCAAAATCCGATTCTTACCGCTGATCACGCGCCTATTCATTGGCGTTATGATCTTAACGAGGAAACCAACCCCCTGTTGCTTGAGCGCTTAGGTGTAAACGCCGCCTTCAACTCCGGGGCTCTGTACCACGAAGGTAAATACATTCTGGCGGTTCGTGTTGAAGGCGATGATCGCAAATCTTTCTTTGCTATTGCCGAAAGCCCCAACGGTGTCGATAGTTTCCGCTTTTGGGATTTCCCCATCACCTTGCCTGAAACAGAGCGCCCTGACACCAATGTGTACGATATGCGTTTAACTAAACATGAAGACGGTTACATTTATGGCCTCTTCTGTACCGAGCGCAAAGATGAAAACCAGCCGAACGATACCTCTGCCGCAGAAGCGCAGTGTGGTATTGCCCGCACCAAGGATCTAATTACTTGGGAGCGTTTACCCGATTTGGTTACATACTCTGGTCAGCAGCGCAACGTTGTGCTCCACCCTGAATTTGTCGATGGCAAATACGCTCTTTACACTCGCCCGCAAGACGGTTTTATCAGTGTTGGCAGCGGCGGCGGTGTTGGCTGGGGTTTGAGTGAGAGCATGGAAAATGCTGAGATCAAAGAAGAAGTGATTGTTGATGGTAAAACCTACCACACCATCAAAGAAGTGAAGAATGGTCAGGGCCCAGCGCCAATCAAAACCGATAAGGGTTGGTTACATCTGGCTCACGGTGTGCGCAACACCGCTGCTGGCCTGCGCTACGTACTCTACGTCTTTATGACAGAGCTGGAGCGCCCCTGGGTGGTAACTCATCGTCCTGGTGGTCACTTTATTGCGCCTCGTGGTGAAGAGCGTGTGGGTGATGTGTCTAATGTAGTATTCACCAACGGCTGGGTTGTTAATGGAAGTAACGAAGTCTTTATTTACTACGCCTCTTCCGATACCCGCATGCACGTAGCGACTTCTACCGTTGATCGCCTGGTGGATTACGCCATGAACACCCCTGAGGACGGCTTGCGTTCTGCGGCTTCGGTGCAAACACGCAACAAACTGATTGCATCAAACCTCGAAATTATGAAAGATCTGGACCTTTAA
- a CDS encoding efflux RND transporter periplasmic adaptor subunit, giving the protein MKKYLVSIAGLLGIVLVIVGVKGSQFFSLYKMAETMVMPLTVISSMPVQEQSWEQTLNTVGTLEAVQGVVVTADMPGRVTEILFKAGAEVNAGDVLIRQDTSSEQAQLRAAEASVALAKTNLDRIEALLAKKVSSKSEFDTSEARYKEVVAQADNIRTSIDKKTVKAPFAGRLGIRLINVGSDLGTGSSIVSLQAVDPIYVNFSLPQRDLSMLQLGLEVRLETDAVPGKAYSGKISAINPEIDPVTRSVRVQASLSNEDLSLLPGMYANLRVVLPETEQVLAVPVTAVAYATFGDSIFVIAEEKDEKSGKMQQVARQQFVRLGKTRGDFVAVAAGVSASDTVVSTGVFKLRNGAPVIINNEALPDFSLNPDPEDS; this is encoded by the coding sequence ATGAAGAAGTATCTGGTTTCTATCGCTGGTTTGCTGGGCATTGTTCTAGTGATTGTAGGTGTTAAGGGTTCGCAATTTTTCAGTCTTTATAAAATGGCAGAAACCATGGTAATGCCTCTGACCGTTATTTCTTCCATGCCGGTGCAGGAGCAATCCTGGGAGCAAACGCTCAATACAGTGGGGACGTTGGAGGCCGTGCAGGGGGTGGTGGTAACCGCCGATATGCCCGGTCGAGTAACGGAAATTCTGTTTAAGGCTGGTGCCGAAGTGAATGCCGGGGATGTGCTTATTCGCCAGGATACCTCCTCGGAGCAGGCTCAGCTGCGCGCGGCGGAAGCGTCTGTGGCGTTGGCGAAAACCAACCTAGATCGTATTGAGGCCCTACTGGCTAAAAAAGTATCCTCCAAGTCCGAGTTCGATACGTCCGAGGCGCGCTACAAAGAAGTCGTCGCTCAAGCTGATAATATTCGTACCAGTATCGACAAAAAAACGGTTAAGGCGCCTTTCGCCGGCCGCCTGGGTATACGCCTGATCAATGTGGGTAGCGACCTGGGAACTGGTAGTTCCATCGTCTCGTTACAGGCGGTGGACCCCATCTACGTGAACTTCTCCTTACCGCAGCGTGATTTGTCGATGCTGCAGCTGGGGCTAGAGGTGCGTTTGGAGACCGATGCGGTCCCCGGTAAGGCATACAGCGGCAAAATCAGCGCCATAAACCCAGAGATCGACCCCGTTACCCGCAGCGTGCGTGTGCAGGCCAGTCTCTCCAACGAAGACCTCTCCCTGTTGCCCGGTATGTACGCTAACCTCCGGGTTGTTCTGCCGGAGACCGAGCAGGTACTGGCTGTTCCTGTAACGGCTGTGGCCTATGCAACCTTTGGTGACTCCATCTTTGTCATCGCAGAAGAGAAAGACGAAAAGAGCGGCAAAATGCAGCAGGTTGCACGCCAGCAATTTGTGCGCCTGGGCAAAACCCGTGGTGACTTCGTTGCAGTGGCGGCGGGCGTAAGTGCTAGCGATACCGTTGTAAGCACGGGTGTGTTCAAACTGCGTAATGGTGCTCCTGTTATCATTAACAACGAAGCCCTACCCGATTTCAGCCTGAATCCGGATCCAGAAGATTCCTGA
- a CDS encoding LacI family DNA-binding transcriptional regulator, whose amino-acid sequence MSNIREVARIAGVSVATVSRALSHPEKVSEASRKRVQDAIDQVDYRPNMLARNFRSARSYSLVVLVPDIANPFFAQVIRSIELRAQKKGYSVLLGDTQDSNAREQEYIRLVETRLADGVIQLRPMSDQFHNASKFKFPYLHLCATESSPGPCIRVDNVTAFKHMTEYLISLGHRRIGLITGLKGNPHTVDRFKGYKQALENAGIPFDEALIAEGEYVIWSGVNAANQLCRLKERPTAIACMNDEMAIGAIQALKSNGLQVPEDVSVTGFDDIDYARYCDPPLTTIAQPSDDMGTIAVDMLLRLIEGETLSEEEHVLPYDFILRKSTATVKVAVPEY is encoded by the coding sequence ATGTCAAACATTCGTGAAGTAGCCCGTATCGCCGGCGTTTCGGTTGCCACCGTATCGCGCGCGCTCAGCCATCCGGAAAAGGTCTCCGAAGCCAGCCGCAAACGCGTGCAGGACGCTATCGACCAGGTCGATTACCGTCCCAATATGTTAGCTCGCAATTTCCGCTCCGCACGGTCGTACTCACTGGTGGTACTGGTTCCAGATATCGCAAACCCCTTCTTCGCCCAGGTTATTCGCAGCATTGAGTTGCGCGCCCAGAAAAAGGGCTATTCAGTGCTGCTCGGAGATACGCAGGATTCCAACGCTCGCGAGCAGGAATATATCCGCTTGGTGGAAACCCGCCTGGCCGATGGCGTGATTCAGCTGCGCCCGATGTCCGACCAGTTTCACAACGCCAGTAAGTTTAAGTTTCCCTACCTGCATCTGTGCGCAACCGAAAGCTCTCCAGGCCCCTGTATTCGCGTAGACAACGTGACCGCGTTTAAACATATGACCGAATACTTAATTTCTCTCGGGCACAGGCGCATCGGGCTGATCACCGGACTAAAAGGCAACCCACACACAGTAGACCGCTTTAAAGGCTACAAGCAGGCGCTGGAAAACGCCGGAATCCCCTTTGATGAAGCATTGATTGCCGAAGGCGAGTACGTTATCTGGTCCGGGGTCAACGCCGCTAACCAACTATGCAGACTTAAAGAGCGCCCAACCGCAATCGCGTGTATGAATGATGAAATGGCGATTGGTGCAATACAGGCGCTGAAATCCAACGGCCTACAAGTGCCAGAGGACGTGTCGGTAACCGGCTTTGACGATATCGACTACGCACGCTACTGCGATCCCCCCCTAACCACTATCGCGCAACCATCGGACGATATGGGCACAATTGCCGTGGATATGCTATTACGACTTATCGAGGGTGAAACCTTAAGCGAAGAAGAGCACGTATTGCCGTACGATTTCATCTTGCGAAAAAGTACGGCAACCGTAAAAGTGGCGGTGCCTGAATATTAA
- a CDS encoding glycoside hydrolase 5 family protein gives MSRLHSLKKLIWLVPLLTSLLVACGKQDASAPVAEKPTVTIPNSPFVSVVGNKFYLKGKPYRYVGTNVWFASYIGSTSEDIGDRERLGRELDLLKDTGITNLRLLGASERSPLDNSVSPAIMHKGEIEREDILVGLDYALAEMAKREMKAVIYLNNFWEWSGGMVTYLSWVNGGEFINLGDPEHPWPAFALFSSQFYSNEKAVALYHDYISKLLERRNTVTGQLYKEDPTIMSWQLANEPRAGDGEQSLPNLPYYFDWIRNTANLIKKHAPNQLVSVGSEGVAGCLDMNECFLGAHADNGIDYATFHMWPKNWGWFNVQTPEETIGDAFKNANEYIDRHVDLANQLNMPIVLEEFGLERDLGLFSPESGTKYRNQFYEFVFGRINHSVHSGGPFVGSNFWAWGGYGKALHDDAVWRTGDKTFVGDPPQEPQGLNSVFASDESTLKIIREHANVINADLLAQ, from the coding sequence ATGAGTCGTTTGCACTCACTGAAAAAATTGATATGGCTAGTGCCGCTGCTGACCAGTTTGCTGGTTGCTTGTGGTAAGCAAGATGCGTCGGCCCCGGTAGCCGAGAAACCAACTGTAACGATTCCGAATAGCCCTTTTGTCAGTGTGGTGGGTAATAAGTTTTACCTGAAGGGTAAACCCTACCGCTACGTGGGCACTAACGTCTGGTTCGCTTCCTATATTGGTTCTACATCTGAAGATATTGGTGATCGTGAGCGTCTTGGTCGCGAGCTCGACCTGCTAAAAGATACCGGTATTACCAATCTGCGATTACTCGGTGCCTCCGAGCGCTCGCCGCTGGATAACTCCGTTAGCCCGGCGATTATGCACAAGGGCGAAATAGAACGTGAAGATATCCTTGTCGGTCTGGACTACGCTCTGGCCGAAATGGCTAAGCGGGAGATGAAAGCTGTCATCTACTTAAATAATTTCTGGGAATGGTCAGGCGGAATGGTGACCTACCTGAGCTGGGTAAACGGTGGTGAGTTTATTAATCTGGGTGATCCAGAGCATCCGTGGCCAGCCTTCGCCTTGTTTTCCTCGCAGTTTTACAGCAATGAAAAAGCGGTAGCGCTATACCATGACTATATTTCCAAGCTGCTGGAACGTCGCAATACGGTAACAGGGCAGCTGTATAAAGAGGACCCAACCATTATGTCCTGGCAGCTGGCTAACGAGCCGCGTGCGGGCGATGGCGAACAGAGTTTGCCGAACTTGCCTTACTATTTTGACTGGATTCGTAATACCGCTAACCTTATTAAAAAGCATGCGCCCAATCAGCTGGTATCGGTAGGTAGCGAGGGTGTTGCAGGTTGTTTGGATATGAATGAGTGTTTTCTCGGCGCGCATGCCGATAATGGTATCGACTATGCGACCTTCCATATGTGGCCGAAAAACTGGGGCTGGTTTAATGTGCAGACACCGGAAGAAACTATTGGTGACGCGTTTAAAAATGCCAACGAGTATATTGATCGTCATGTAGATCTGGCGAATCAATTAAATATGCCGATTGTGTTGGAGGAGTTTGGCTTGGAGCGTGACTTGGGGCTCTTCTCTCCCGAGTCCGGAACCAAATACCGCAACCAGTTTTATGAGTTTGTCTTTGGCAGAATCAACCACAGCGTGCACAGTGGCGGTCCATTTGTGGGTTCCAACTTTTGGGCCTGGGGTGGTTATGGTAAGGCGCTGCACGATGATGCGGTTTGGCGCACGGGCGATAAAACCTTCGTGGGCGATCCTCCCCAGGAGCCTCAGGGCTTGAATTCCGTATTTGCCAGCGACGAAAGCACTCTGAAAATAATTCGTGAGCACGCCAACGTCATTAATGCGGATTTGCTCGCTCAGTAG
- the thiI gene encoding tRNA uracil 4-sulfurtransferase ThiI, with translation MIFTVRFFPEITIKSHPVRKRWTRQLTENIRLLAKRLHPDAKVQQDWDRIEVRVPEDTPEVEGQFVDMLARIPGIANYSLVRAHPFETLHDVYELALQAWTERLRGKTFCVRVKRTGQHDFTSIEMERYVGGGLNQNTQAAGVKLKDPDVTVSLEIKDSLCYLVEHKYAGLGGFPLGTQDQVLSLISGGFDSTVASYLMMRRGLRTHYCFFNLGGKQHELGVKEIAFYLWNRYSSSHRVRFFSIPFEDVVAEILQKIGPANMGVVLKRMMLRAADQIAERGGVQAVVTGEAIAQVSSQTVPNLAVIDDVADRLVLRPLIVMDKPDIIRLCREIGAENFSANIPEYCGVISVKPSAKVKPERVVAEEAGFDMGILERAIANTRMQPIDAVMEDLQQTEYQMEEVVELLDADVVIDIRHPSEVEMKPLKLAAEQVMTIPFYSLSGEFSKLDASCRYLLYCEKGVMSNLHAAHLFDDGVQNLGVYRPVNKPF, from the coding sequence ATGATATTTACCGTACGCTTTTTTCCTGAGATCACCATTAAGAGTCACCCCGTTCGAAAGCGCTGGACACGGCAGCTAACGGAGAATATACGGCTTCTCGCAAAACGCCTTCACCCCGATGCCAAAGTGCAGCAGGATTGGGATCGAATTGAAGTTCGAGTGCCGGAGGATACGCCGGAAGTGGAAGGGCAGTTTGTCGATATGTTGGCGCGCATCCCGGGTATTGCTAATTATTCTCTCGTTCGGGCGCACCCATTTGAGACATTGCATGATGTCTATGAGTTGGCCCTGCAAGCCTGGACAGAGCGCCTGAGAGGTAAAACATTTTGTGTGCGGGTGAAGCGCACGGGCCAGCACGATTTTACCTCCATTGAAATGGAGCGTTATGTTGGTGGCGGGCTGAACCAGAATACCCAGGCCGCAGGCGTTAAACTTAAGGATCCGGACGTCACTGTTAGCCTCGAAATAAAAGATAGCCTCTGTTATCTCGTGGAGCACAAGTATGCGGGCCTCGGCGGTTTTCCATTGGGAACTCAGGACCAAGTCTTGTCGTTAATCTCGGGCGGGTTCGATTCCACAGTCGCGAGCTATCTGATGATGCGCCGTGGGCTGCGCACGCACTACTGTTTTTTTAATTTGGGTGGTAAGCAGCATGAGCTAGGTGTAAAGGAGATCGCGTTTTATTTGTGGAATCGCTATTCCTCCAGCCATCGGGTGCGTTTTTTCTCGATCCCTTTCGAAGATGTAGTGGCCGAAATCCTGCAAAAAATTGGTCCTGCGAATATGGGTGTTGTGCTGAAGCGCATGATGCTGCGGGCAGCCGATCAAATTGCCGAGCGCGGTGGCGTGCAGGCGGTTGTAACCGGTGAGGCCATTGCTCAGGTATCCAGTCAGACAGTTCCGAATCTTGCGGTTATCGATGATGTTGCAGACCGACTGGTGTTGCGCCCACTGATAGTCATGGATAAGCCGGATATTATTCGCCTTTGTCGCGAAATTGGTGCGGAGAATTTTTCGGCGAATATTCCTGAATATTGCGGCGTCATTTCTGTAAAGCCCTCGGCAAAAGTGAAGCCGGAAAGGGTCGTGGCGGAGGAAGCAGGGTTCGATATGGGGATTCTGGAGAGGGCGATTGCCAATACGCGGATGCAGCCGATTGATGCGGTCATGGAGGATTTACAGCAAACAGAGTATCAAATGGAAGAAGTGGTCGAGCTGTTGGATGCCGATGTGGTAATCGATATTCGTCACCCCAGTGAAGTGGAAATGAAACCCTTAAAGTTGGCCGCTGAGCAGGTGATGACCATTCCGTTTTACAGCCTTAGTGGCGAGTTCAGCAAGCTCGATGCTTCCTGTCGCTATCTGCTGTACTGTGAGAAGGGGGTGATGAGTAATCTTCATGCTGCCCATCTGTTTGATGATGGTGTGCAGAATTTGGGGGTGTATAGGCCCGTCAACAAGCCCTTCTAG
- a CDS encoding porin family protein, whose product MRKFLLIIATVISLPALADNMQGFYAGAAMGFVDGNTEDAAENGVDFRSIEFTGGYKYNSWLGGEIRVGTGASSEAYTVGQGDTAYDINVDIDHYESIYYRAESANAIAKLYGLLGYSNVQTTNSLGDASASASESGASFGAGVGFVMNEDTNLNFEYRQLINSSDNDFSILSIGFDYRF is encoded by the coding sequence ATGAGGAAATTTTTACTAATCATTGCCACAGTTATTTCACTTCCTGCACTCGCCGACAATATGCAGGGATTTTACGCCGGAGCCGCAATGGGCTTTGTCGACGGAAACACAGAAGACGCAGCTGAAAACGGCGTCGACTTCCGTAGCATTGAGTTTACCGGGGGCTATAAATACAACAGCTGGCTGGGCGGTGAGATCCGCGTTGGCACGGGAGCCTCCAGCGAAGCTTACACCGTGGGGCAAGGTGACACAGCCTACGACATCAACGTGGATATCGATCACTACGAGAGCATTTACTACCGAGCAGAATCTGCCAATGCCATAGCCAAGCTTTACGGCTTACTGGGTTATTCCAATGTTCAGACAACCAACTCACTGGGGGATGCAAGTGCCAGCGCATCGGAGTCGGGCGCATCTTTTGGCGCTGGAGTGGGCTTTGTGATGAATGAAGACACCAACTTAAATTTCGAATACCGTCAGCTTATAAATTCGTCCGACAATGACTTTAGTATACTCAGTATCGGCTTTGATTATCGTTTCTAG
- a CDS encoding AGE family epimerase/isomerase → MSTKELQAAASSWVDWVKDQALPRWSRDGVNVKNGAAYERFLSDGTADASVNTRMRVQARQMFVFAMASTRGWMDKAEAKRVVDGIAAFANGKGQHPSGHGYVHILAPDYSIADGKRDLYDHAFFMLSCAARYKAFGDEDALQSADKIMGFLDAELGKVSGGWLEGDYDTDRRRQNPHMHMFEAVLSLYEATGNAKWLARAGEIYALFETRFFDPKFGVLREYFNHDWTLLDGADGDIVEPGHMMEWVWLLRWYQRCSGHDVSHYADAMYEKGLADGFAEDGLLMDAVSPDGEVIHATKRSWPMTELVKAALAQAQAGCEGAEEVALVAANRLMEVYISQEHAGLYVDQIDEAGTVLGDTAQASILYHLLMAVMELDSYGS, encoded by the coding sequence ATGTCTACTAAAGAATTACAAGCAGCAGCTTCAAGTTGGGTTGATTGGGTGAAGGACCAGGCGTTGCCGCGTTGGAGTCGTGATGGCGTTAATGTAAAAAACGGTGCGGCTTACGAGCGCTTTTTGTCAGATGGTACTGCCGACGCCAGTGTCAATACGCGGATGCGGGTGCAGGCGAGGCAAATGTTTGTATTTGCGATGGCGAGTACAAGAGGGTGGATGGATAAGGCTGAGGCTAAGCGAGTGGTTGATGGTATTGCCGCTTTCGCCAATGGTAAAGGTCAGCACCCCAGCGGTCATGGGTATGTGCATATTCTTGCGCCAGATTACTCCATCGCCGACGGCAAGCGAGATCTCTACGATCACGCATTCTTTATGCTTTCCTGCGCGGCGCGCTATAAAGCCTTTGGCGACGAAGATGCGCTGCAATCTGCAGACAAGATTATGGGTTTTCTTGATGCCGAACTGGGTAAGGTGTCTGGTGGTTGGCTCGAGGGGGATTACGATACGGACCGTCGTCGTCAAAACCCGCATATGCATATGTTTGAAGCGGTATTGTCGCTCTACGAGGCAACGGGCAATGCCAAATGGCTGGCGCGTGCAGGGGAAATCTATGCCCTGTTTGAAACCCGCTTTTTCGATCCTAAGTTCGGCGTGCTGCGCGAATATTTTAATCACGACTGGACGCTGCTGGATGGGGCGGATGGCGATATTGTCGAGCCGGGACACATGATGGAGTGGGTATGGCTGTTACGTTGGTATCAGCGCTGTAGTGGTCACGATGTGTCCCACTATGCTGATGCGATGTACGAAAAAGGCTTGGCGGATGGTTTTGCGGAGGATGGCCTGTTGATGGATGCGGTCAGCCCAGACGGAGAAGTGATTCATGCGACCAAGCGCAGTTGGCCTATGACTGAGTTGGTAAAAGCTGCCCTGGCGCAAGCACAAGCCGGATGTGAGGGCGCGGAAGAAGTCGCCTTAGTGGCGGCGAATCGCTTGATGGAAGTCTATATTAGCCAGGAGCACGCCGGTTTGTATGTGGATCAGATCGATGAGGCAGGCACTGTGCTGGGCGACACCGCCCAGGCCAGTATTCTCTACCACCTGCTGATGGCAGTTATGGAGCTGGATAGCTACGGGAGTTAA